The Haloplanus sp. CK5-1 genome contains a region encoding:
- a CDS encoding ATP-dependent helicase, which translates to MDRPDENGGVAGVDGDLVAQAADADVLSLLDPAVREWWVDRFGSFVQENGGFFTPPQREAIPLVHEGRNALICAPTGSGKTLASFTAIINELFRRERNGGLDNAVYCLYVSPLKALANDVDRNLSDPLDGIRDRLTDRGESTAVRHATRHGDTDDATRRRMVDETPHVLNTTPETLAILLNSPKFREKLRTVEYVVVDEIHALASNKRGTHLSVSLERLEVLADGSPTRIGCSATVEPLSTMAEFLVGRQGGEPRDCEIVDARFAREFDLQVECPVDDLVGTPREVVRDRFYDRLDDLVSTHTNTLVFTNTRSGAERVLQALRERFDYDDTDSACHHGSLSADRRQAVEEGLKRGDLDVVTTSTSLELGVDMPHVDLVVQVGSPKSVAALLQRVGRAGHQVGQVVEGRVVALDRDDLVETAVMARAAESGFVDRVFVPENAYDVAAQHVYGMAIARVRPEREVRAILRRAYPYRDFSDANFETLFRYLTADYEGLEERNVYPKIWRDRNDPPEGDHHHPGFEEGERLIGKRGRLARMIYLTNVGTIPDSFSCDVFVRGEDAWVGELDEDYLDTLETGDVFVIGGDRFEFRYRRGSKVYVDRTSARPTVPSWYSERLPLSYDLAREILAFQRDLVDRLTAGGAPAARDWLRGSPLSERAVRALTRLYDQQVAFAGPESVSTPDRIAIEEVRDREEYRRRYYVHTVYGRRFNDGLSRLVAAKCANEATASVTVAVADNGFVLSMPLNRRIDVPGLLRGLDPDDSRADLRAALRGTDLRKRYFRIDATRALMILKRYKGTEKSAARQQIESETLLSLADDLDEFAVIEETDRELLEDKLHVGGIIEVLDGVQSGSIDVVESTVETPTPRAFGLATLAATDTVIADDESAALRAFHERVLAEIEGDAPEDSSLDE; encoded by the coding sequence ATGGATCGGCCCGACGAGAACGGCGGCGTCGCCGGTGTCGATGGCGACCTGGTCGCCCAGGCCGCCGACGCCGACGTCCTCTCCCTCCTCGACCCCGCAGTTCGGGAGTGGTGGGTCGACCGCTTTGGCTCGTTCGTCCAGGAGAACGGCGGCTTCTTCACGCCGCCACAGCGCGAGGCGATCCCGCTGGTTCACGAGGGACGGAACGCGCTGATCTGCGCCCCGACTGGCAGTGGGAAGACGCTCGCCTCCTTCACCGCCATCATCAACGAACTGTTCCGGCGGGAGCGAAACGGGGGACTCGACAACGCGGTGTACTGCCTCTACGTGTCGCCGCTGAAGGCGCTCGCGAACGACGTGGACCGCAACCTCTCCGACCCGCTGGACGGCATCCGCGACCGGTTGACCGATCGCGGCGAGTCGACGGCGGTGCGCCACGCCACCCGCCACGGCGACACCGACGACGCGACCCGGCGGCGGATGGTAGACGAGACGCCACACGTCCTCAACACGACGCCCGAGACGCTCGCCATCCTGCTCAACTCGCCGAAGTTCCGCGAGAAGCTCCGGACTGTCGAGTACGTCGTCGTCGACGAGATTCACGCGCTGGCGTCGAACAAGCGCGGGACCCACCTCTCGGTGTCGCTCGAACGTCTGGAGGTACTCGCCGACGGGTCGCCCACCCGGATCGGCTGTTCGGCGACGGTCGAACCGCTCTCGACGATGGCCGAGTTCCTCGTCGGCCGCCAGGGCGGCGAGCCACGCGACTGCGAAATCGTCGACGCCCGCTTCGCCCGTGAGTTCGACCTGCAGGTCGAGTGTCCCGTCGACGACCTCGTGGGGACGCCCCGCGAAGTCGTCCGCGACCGCTTCTACGACCGACTCGACGACCTCGTCTCGACCCACACCAACACGCTGGTGTTCACGAACACGCGGTCGGGCGCCGAGCGGGTGTTGCAGGCGCTCAGGGAGCGATTCGACTACGACGACACGGACTCGGCGTGTCACCACGGCAGCCTCTCGGCCGACCGCCGGCAAGCGGTCGAGGAGGGGCTCAAACGCGGCGACCTCGACGTGGTCACCACGTCGACCAGCCTCGAACTCGGCGTCGACATGCCCCACGTCGACCTGGTGGTCCAGGTCGGCTCCCCGAAGTCGGTGGCGGCGCTCCTCCAGCGGGTCGGGCGGGCGGGCCACCAGGTCGGGCAGGTCGTCGAGGGACGAGTGGTCGCGCTGGACCGGGACGACCTCGTGGAGACGGCGGTGATGGCCCGGGCGGCCGAATCCGGGTTCGTCGACCGCGTGTTCGTCCCCGAGAACGCCTACGACGTGGCCGCCCAACACGTCTACGGCATGGCTATCGCCCGCGTCCGTCCCGAACGCGAGGTGCGGGCGATCCTCCGGCGGGCCTACCCGTACCGCGACTTCTCGGACGCGAACTTCGAGACGCTGTTTCGCTACCTCACCGCCGACTACGAGGGACTCGAGGAGCGAAACGTCTACCCGAAGATCTGGCGGGACCGGAACGATCCACCCGAGGGCGACCACCACCACCCCGGGTTCGAGGAGGGCGAGCGGCTGATCGGCAAGCGCGGCCGCCTCGCTCGGATGATCTATCTGACCAACGTCGGCACCATCCCCGACTCCTTCTCGTGTGACGTGTTCGTCCGCGGCGAGGACGCGTGGGTCGGCGAACTCGACGAGGACTACCTCGACACGCTGGAGACTGGCGACGTGTTCGTCATCGGCGGCGACCGTTTCGAGTTCCGCTACCGACGGGGGTCGAAGGTGTACGTCGACCGGACGAGTGCCCGCCCGACCGTGCCGTCGTGGTACTCCGAACGCCTCCCCCTCTCCTACGACCTCGCCCGCGAGATACTCGCCTTCCAGCGGGACTTGGTCGACCGGCTGACGGCCGGCGGCGCGCCCGCGGCCCGCGACTGGCTCCGCGGCTCGCCGCTCTCGGAGCGGGCGGTGCGGGCGCTGACCCGCCTCTACGACCAGCAGGTCGCCTTCGCCGGCCCCGAGAGCGTGTCGACGCCCGACCGGATCGCAATCGAGGAGGTCCGCGACCGCGAGGAGTACCGCCGGCGCTACTACGTCCACACCGTCTACGGCCGCCGGTTCAACGACGGCCTCTCGCGGCTCGTGGCCGCGAAGTGCGCGAACGAGGCGACGGCGAGTGTCACCGTCGCCGTCGCCGACAACGGGTTCGTCCTCTCGATGCCGCTCAACCGCCGGATCGACGTGCCCGGCCTGCTCCGGGGACTCGACCCCGACGACTCCCGGGCCGACCTCCGGGCGGCGCTCCGGGGGACCGACCTCCGGAAGCGCTACTTCCGCATCGACGCCACGCGCGCCCTGATGATCCTGAAGCGGTACAAGGGCACCGAGAAGTCGGCCGCCCGCCAGCAGATCGAGAGCGAGACGCTCCTCTCGTTGGCCGACGACCTCGACGAGTTCGCCGTGATCGAGGAGACGGACCGCGAACTCTTAGAGGACAAACTCCACGTCGGTGGAATAATCGAGGTGCTCGACGGCGTCCAGTCGGGGTCGATCGACGTGGTCGAATCGACCGTCGAGACGCCGACTCCGCGCGCGTTCGGGCTGGCGACGCTCGCCGCGACGGACACCGTCATTGCCGACGACGAGAGCGCCGCCCTCCGGGCGTTCCACGAGCGGGTGCTGGCGGAAATCGAAGGCGACGCCCCTGAGGACTCATCCCTCGACGAGTAG
- a CDS encoding lactate racemase domain-containing protein — translation MRLPLGTGTVDVSLPDCEVRTVGRPGGTAVDPAVAAREALDDPHGPALSELVAPDDDVTVVVTDVTRATPDGTLIDAMVERLPVGRDRLSILVGLGLHRPMTDAELHEGLGEYADLATNHDPEATVEVGRVRGVGDDSVAVRVHPLVADADRVLSTGLVEPHQYAGFSGGAKTVAIGAGDDSLIGYTHGPDVLADPGVRLGRIDDNPFRGTVDRAGDAVGLDFCLNVTKGPGGILDASAGRPREVVADLAATARAALSVSMDGADTYDAVVGGVGAPKDATLYQTTRAATYLCLGDHDPVRPGGRVVLPARLQEGAGQGAGERRFYDRLRSASDAQSLYESMRSGYDPGAQRAFVVARALRDADVYVTNSEHPAVVEECLMRAADRVEDAVDPGSRVLVVPDALNTLLVEG, via the coding sequence ATGCGACTCCCGCTCGGCACGGGGACGGTCGACGTCTCGCTTCCGGACTGCGAGGTGCGGACCGTCGGTCGTCCCGGCGGAACGGCCGTCGATCCCGCGGTGGCGGCCCGGGAGGCCCTCGACGACCCGCACGGTCCGGCGCTCTCGGAGCTCGTCGCCCCCGACGACGACGTGACGGTCGTCGTCACCGACGTGACCCGGGCGACACCCGACGGGACGCTGATCGACGCCATGGTGGAGCGTCTGCCGGTCGGTCGCGACCGCCTGTCGATCCTGGTCGGTCTCGGTCTCCACCGTCCGATGACCGACGCGGAACTCCACGAGGGACTGGGCGAGTACGCCGACCTCGCGACGAACCACGACCCCGAGGCGACCGTCGAGGTGGGGCGGGTCCGAGGAGTGGGCGACGACTCGGTTGCGGTCCGGGTCCACCCCCTCGTCGCCGACGCGGATCGCGTGCTGTCGACGGGGCTAGTCGAGCCCCACCAGTACGCCGGCTTCTCCGGCGGCGCGAAGACCGTCGCAATCGGCGCGGGCGACGACTCGCTGATCGGCTACACACACGGCCCGGACGTTCTCGCCGACCCGGGCGTCCGACTCGGCCGGATCGACGACAACCCCTTCCGCGGGACGGTCGACCGCGCGGGCGACGCCGTCGGCCTCGACTTCTGTCTGAACGTGACGAAGGGTCCCGGAGGGATCCTCGACGCGAGCGCCGGGCGGCCCCGAGAGGTGGTCGCCGACCTCGCGGCGACGGCGCGGGCGGCGTTGTCGGTGTCGATGGACGGTGCAGACACCTACGACGCCGTGGTCGGCGGCGTCGGCGCGCCGAAAGACGCGACCCTCTACCAGACGACCCGGGCCGCGACCTACCTGTGTCTCGGCGACCACGACCCCGTCCGTCCGGGCGGGCGGGTCGTCCTCCCGGCGCGCCTGCAGGAGGGTGCCGGTCAGGGAGCAGGCGAGCGCCGCTTCTACGACCGCCTGCGGTCGGCGTCGGACGCCCAGTCGCTGTACGAGTCGATGCGCTCGGGCTACGACCCCGGCGCACAGCGGGCGTTCGTCGTCGCCCGCGCCCTCCGCGACGCCGACGTCTACGTCACGAACTCCGAACACCCGGCGGTCGTCGAGGAGTGTCTCATGCGCGCCGCCGACCGCGTCGAAGACGCCGTCGACCCCGGGAGCCGAGTGTTGGTCGTCCCGGACGCGCTGAACACGCTACTCGTCGAGGGATGA
- a CDS encoding AAA domain-containing protein produces the protein MNVRGTILDVGDVRTVSTEYGERDLVEATVRPEAGDEAVAEGAAVTVTLWGKWTHTADHAAEGMTLLVTDAEAREDGYTTTGDSHVVLEPDFLVDVTDVRSWVQCPRMYYLNKLSGVPLAYPVVKGTIVHEVFGDLLRGRDLDSAVADHVEAAGLELGLLGREADEVRDEVRRNAAAIEGWLAQGTLTDKDEWRSEYTLISPTFGIKGRADALRRGMPVELKTGKNTKRDPRFHDKIQAATYALLLGESGDPPDTGTLLYTKNAALDRSEASGDLSPAKEFSVGRGLLEFVVRTRNEIAAAEAERRVPTGYEADARCDWCFEQDTCMVVSGRLDQESKAGQVGTAIPEEERDYFEAFYRAIEDERRAVHAEYRKLWEQSAEERADDDRALIDLEPIDRRALPDGDWELRARVLDGAVSKLREGDVALASDGDPIGGDAELGRIESLGDEAVVRTDEPLDLRRLDAYPSELSVSRQLTALHDALLKGDPDRKDVLFGRRAPEFDDASGTFVDNNDAQDAAVRRALGAADFALIHGPPGTGKTYTIARLVREFVARGERVLLSAFTNRAVDNALEALRDQGFEDVARVGTTTGVREDMLDLRLERRGEPNERAARLRESPVVAATTATCGSRALREESFDVAVVDEASQLTEPGTLAAINRADQFVLVGDHQQLPPVVQSGDERLARSLFERLHDDHPEASVMLDEQYRMSQRIQAFASAEFYDGALRPATPEVAGGQLADLPDVDGAALPDHLRDGVRFVDPDGRREGNANPIEADRVAAVVEEYLDAGVDRDDVVVIAPFRAQVAEIGRRVDVAVDTVDRFQGSSAEVVVVSFVATDELDGPIFEDTRRVNVALTRAKKALVLVGDADALESEPFYARMLDWARR, from the coding sequence GTGAACGTTCGCGGGACGATCCTCGACGTGGGCGACGTACGAACCGTCTCGACGGAGTACGGCGAGCGTGACCTCGTCGAGGCGACTGTCCGCCCGGAAGCGGGCGACGAGGCGGTGGCCGAGGGCGCCGCCGTCACGGTGACGCTGTGGGGGAAGTGGACCCACACCGCCGACCACGCCGCCGAGGGAATGACACTCCTCGTGACCGACGCCGAGGCCCGCGAGGATGGGTACACCACCACGGGCGACTCCCACGTCGTCCTCGAACCCGACTTCCTCGTCGACGTGACCGACGTGCGGTCGTGGGTGCAGTGTCCCCGGATGTACTACCTGAACAAGCTCTCCGGTGTGCCGCTGGCCTACCCGGTGGTCAAGGGGACCATCGTCCACGAGGTGTTCGGGGACCTCCTGCGGGGTCGTGACCTCGATTCGGCCGTGGCGGACCACGTCGAGGCCGCGGGTCTAGAACTCGGCCTGCTGGGACGCGAGGCCGACGAAGTGCGCGACGAGGTGCGGCGCAACGCCGCCGCCATCGAGGGGTGGCTGGCACAGGGCACGCTCACCGACAAGGACGAGTGGCGCTCGGAGTACACGCTCATCAGTCCCACGTTCGGCATCAAGGGCCGCGCGGACGCCCTCCGGCGGGGCATGCCCGTCGAACTCAAGACGGGGAAAAACACCAAGCGGGATCCCCGGTTTCACGACAAGATTCAGGCGGCGACGTACGCCCTCCTGCTGGGTGAGTCGGGTGATCCGCCGGACACCGGAACGTTGCTCTACACCAAGAACGCCGCACTCGACCGGAGCGAGGCGAGCGGCGACCTCTCGCCGGCCAAGGAGTTCTCGGTCGGTCGCGGCCTGTTGGAGTTCGTCGTCCGGACGCGAAACGAAATCGCGGCGGCCGAGGCCGAGCGCCGCGTCCCGACGGGCTACGAGGCCGACGCCCGCTGTGACTGGTGTTTCGAACAGGACACCTGCATGGTCGTCTCCGGCCGTCTCGACCAGGAGTCGAAGGCCGGACAGGTCGGGACGGCCATCCCCGAAGAGGAGCGGGACTACTTCGAGGCGTTCTACCGCGCCATCGAGGACGAACGCCGCGCGGTCCACGCGGAGTACCGGAAGCTGTGGGAACAGAGCGCCGAGGAACGGGCCGACGACGACCGCGCGCTGATCGACCTCGAACCGATCGACCGCCGGGCGTTGCCGGACGGTGACTGGGAACTGCGCGCCCGCGTCCTCGACGGCGCGGTGTCGAAACTCCGCGAGGGGGACGTGGCACTCGCAAGCGACGGTGACCCGATCGGCGGCGACGCCGAACTCGGCCGGATCGAGTCGCTGGGCGACGAGGCCGTCGTCCGAACCGACGAACCGCTCGACCTGCGCCGACTCGACGCCTACCCCTCCGAGCTCTCCGTCTCGCGGCAGTTGACCGCCCTCCACGACGCCCTCCTGAAGGGTGACCCCGACCGGAAGGACGTCCTCTTCGGACGGCGAGCCCCCGAGTTCGACGACGCGAGCGGGACGTTCGTCGACAACAACGACGCACAGGACGCTGCAGTCCGGCGAGCGCTGGGCGCGGCCGACTTCGCTCTGATCCACGGCCCGCCGGGGACGGGCAAGACCTACACCATCGCCCGTCTCGTTCGGGAGTTCGTCGCACGGGGCGAGCGAGTCCTGCTCTCGGCCTTTACGAACCGCGCGGTCGACAACGCCCTCGAAGCGCTCCGTGACCAGGGGTTCGAGGACGTGGCCCGCGTCGGGACGACGACCGGCGTCCGCGAGGACATGCTCGATTTGCGTCTGGAACGCCGAGGCGAGCCGAACGAACGGGCGGCGCGTCTCCGCGAGTCACCGGTCGTCGCCGCCACCACCGCCACCTGTGGCTCGCGCGCGCTCCGCGAGGAGTCGTTCGACGTCGCCGTCGTGGACGAAGCCTCCCAACTCACCGAACCGGGGACGCTCGCAGCCATCAATCGCGCCGACCAGTTCGTCCTCGTCGGCGACCACCAGCAACTCCCCCCAGTCGTCCAGTCGGGCGACGAACGCCTCGCGCGCTCGCTGTTCGAGCGCCTGCACGACGACCACCCCGAGGCGTCGGTCATGCTCGACGAGCAGTACCGCATGAGCCAGCGCATCCAGGCGTTCGCCTCGGCGGAGTTCTACGACGGCGCGCTCCGGCCGGCGACGCCCGAAGTCGCTGGGGGTCAGTTGGCTGACCTGCCCGACGTCGATGGCGCGGCGCTCCCCGACCACCTCCGAGACGGTGTCAGATTCGTCGATCCGGACGGTCGACGCGAGGGCAACGCCAACCCCATCGAAGCCGACCGCGTCGCCGCCGTGGTGGAGGAGTACCTCGACGCCGGCGTCGACCGCGACGACGTGGTCGTGATCGCACCGTTCCGGGCGCAGGTCGCCGAGATCGGCCGTCGGGTCGACGTCGCCGTCGACACCGTCGACCGGTTTCAGGGATCGAGCGCCGAAGTGGTGGTCGTCTCCTTCGTGGCCACGGACGAGTTGGACGGGCCGATCTTCGAAGACACCCGGCGGGTGAACGTCGCGCTCACGCGGGCGAAGAAGGCACTCGTCCTCGTCGGCGACGCCGACGCGCTGGAATCGGAGCCGTTCTACGCACGGATGCTGGACTGGGCGCGGCGGTGA